In Neovison vison isolate M4711 chromosome 14, ASM_NN_V1, whole genome shotgun sequence, the following proteins share a genomic window:
- the DEXI gene encoding dexamethasone-induced protein, whose translation MPGARVAAHLDALGPLVPYVPPSLLPSMFYVGLFFVNVLILYYAFLMEYIVLNVGLVFLPEDMDQALVDLGVLSDPGSGLYDADSELDVFDGYLE comes from the coding sequence ATGCCCGGCGCCCGGGTCGCGGCCCACCTGGACGCGCTGGGCCCCCTGGTCCCCTACGTGCCGCCGTCGCTGCTGCCCTCTATGTTCTACGTGGGCCTGTTTTTCGTCAATGTGCTGATCCTGTACTACGCCTTCCTCATGGAGTACATTGTCCTCAACGTGGGCCTCGTTTTCCTGCCCGAGGACATGGACCAGGCACTGGTGGACCTCGGCGTGCTCTCCGATCCCGGCTCCGGCCTCTACGATGCCGATTCGGAGCTCGATGTCTTCGATGGTTACTTGGAGTAG